The Drosophila nasuta strain 15112-1781.00 chromosome 2L, ASM2355853v1, whole genome shotgun sequence genome window below encodes:
- the LOC132783455 gene encoding uncharacterized protein LOC132783455 isoform X3, whose amino-acid sequence MDVWGVFVGDSTLSYGGSVRSGYYRDYEQFPYGTLEHSNTASPYPAKDSYSRVQGHKDGRLSKTRCICEPTACKCSKKKQQQQQQQRQQSLLLSQLRRRGADNLSSIILF is encoded by the exons atgGATGTTTGGGGTGTATTTGTTGGCGACTCTACGCTATCATATGGTGGCTCTGTGCGCAGCGGCTACTACCGTGATTACGAGCAGTTCCCGTATGGCACACTGGAGCACTCAAATACCGCCAGTCCGTATCCGGCCAAGGATTCATACAGTCGAGTGCAAG GTCATAAGGATGGCAGACTGAGCAAAACTCGTTGCATTTGTGAGCCAACGGCCTGCAAATGTagcaagaagaagcaacaacaacaacaacaacagcgacagcagagCTTGTTGCTTTCACAATTGCGGCGACGAGGTGCTGATAACTTATCAagcattatattattttag
- the LOC132783454 gene encoding 6-pyruvoyl tetrahydrobiopterin synthase, which yields MSQQPVAFLTRRETFSACHRLHSPQLSDAENLEVFGKCNNFNGHGHNYTVELTVRGPIDQRTGMVLNITELKDAIETVIMKRLDHKNLDKDVEYFAKIPSTTENLAVYIWDNIRTHLKKPELLYEVKIFETPKNIITYRGPYQMNGLYNPINKRIARDSCTNISSDSD from the exons ATGTCTCAACAACCTGTCGCATTTCTGACGCGCCGCGAAACGTTCAGTGCTTGCCATCGCCTGCACag TCCCCAATTGAGCGATGCAGAAAACTTGGAAGTCtttggcaaatgcaacaattttaaCGGACATGGACACAATTATACAG TTGAGCTAACTGTTCGCGGACCCATCGATCAACGGACTGGGATGGTGCTAAATATAACAGAGCTAAAGGATGCCATCGAAACGGTTATCATGAAGCGTCTCGATCACAAGAACCTGGATAAGGATGTCGAATACTTTGccaaaata CCAAGCACTACGGAGAATCTGGCCGTGTATATTTGGGATAATATACGCACACACCTGAAGAAACCAGAGCTGCTGTACGAGGTGAAAATATTCGAGACACCAAAGAATATTATTACTTACCGTGGACCTTATCAAATGAATGGCCTTTACAATCCAATTAACAAACGCATTGCACGCGATTCTTGTACCAATATATCATCGGATTCGGATTAA
- the LOC132783455 gene encoding uncharacterized protein LOC132783455 isoform X2: protein MLQRLLSKLRSKESKTSRSKQSGQQFEMGVLKKSQSCHKDGRLSKTRCICEPTACKCSKKKQQQQQQQRQQSLLLSQLRRRGADNLSSIILF, encoded by the exons ATGTTACAACGATTACTAAGCAAACTAAGAAGCAAAGAGAGTAAAACCTCAAGGAGCAAACAAAGCGGACAACAATTTGAGATGGGAGTGCTAAAAAAGTCACAAAGCT GTCATAAGGATGGCAGACTGAGCAAAACTCGTTGCATTTGTGAGCCAACGGCCTGCAAATGTagcaagaagaagcaacaacaacaacaacaacagcgacagcagagCTTGTTGCTTTCACAATTGCGGCGACGAGGTGCTGATAACTTATCAagcattatattattttag
- the LOC132783455 gene encoding uncharacterized protein LOC132783455 isoform X1: MDVWGVFVGDSTLSYGGSVRSGYYRDYEQFPYGTLEHSNTASPYPAKDSYSRVQEKCKQLKSEKQLRKDCPFCKEHKKRPLINYMRKRESRKHHESICEDEEEMHEHEHEHEVQHQMPSLSTVVPTQQSCKV, translated from the exons atgGATGTTTGGGGTGTATTTGTTGGCGACTCTACGCTATCATATGGTGGCTCTGTGCGCAGCGGCTACTACCGTGATTACGAGCAGTTCCCGTATGGCACACTGGAGCACTCAAATACCGCCAGTCCGTATCCGGCCAAGGATTCATACAGTCGAGTGCAAG AAAAATGTAAGCAACTGAAATCGGAGAAGCAACTGCGCAAGGACTGTCCCTTCTGCAAAGAGCACAAGAAACGGCCGCTAATCAATTACATGCGCAAACGTGAGTCACGCAAGCATCACGAGAGTATCTGCGAGGATGAAGAGGAGATGCATGAGCACGAGCACGAGCACGAGGTGCAGCATCAGATGCCATCACTATCGACCGTTGTGCCCACGCAACAAAGCTGCAAAGTGTAA